The DNA segment aaactagcaaatgatggaattagattggatgagaccgaagaaggagacataactgcttatgccttagtgcaatcctcccttgttgcacatgttaaggctaagcaagacgaagatccgtacttagtgaaattaaaagaaggagtcaGAAGAAAATAAATCACTGCTTTCACTCTAGGAAGTGacggagttttgaagttgaatgatcggTTATGTGTGCCTGATGAAGATGGTATTAGGAAGGCCATAATGGAGGAAGCTCACAGTTCGAGATACTCTATCCACCCAGGTGCTACCAAAATGTATCTAGATTTGAAAGAGTTGTATTGGTGGAAAGGcatgaagaaacaagtagcagatcatgtggttaaatgtttaaattgtcagcaagtcaaagccgagcatcagaggcctggtggcctagctcaagatatagagataccacagtggaagtgggagatgattaatatggatttcgtagtaggtctacctcgcacataccgtaaacatgattcaatttgggttaCTGTAGACCGACTGACAAAGTCCGCACATTTCCTACCAGTAAAGACGGCAGACTCCGCAGAGCAGTATGCGCAGTTGTGCATAAAAGAAATAGTCCGATTGCATGgtactccagtttcaatcatatctgacagaggccctcagttcacggcAAAATTTTGGCAGGCATTTCAGAAAAGATTAGGTACCAAGGTCAATTTAAGCACCActtttcatccacagaccgatggCCAGGCAGAAAGGACCATTCAGACTCTCGAAGATATGATGTGTGcgtgtgttatagattttggaggtaattgggatgatcacttgccacttatagaatttgcttacaataatagctaccaagccagcattggtatggctccttatgaagcaTTGTATGggcggagatgtaggtctccggtgggttggtttgaaccagcaGAGGTGCCGTTGATTGGTCCAGAGTTTGTTTGTGAGGCCTTGGAGAAAGTTCAGCTAAATAGAGAAAGACTTAAAGCggctcagagtcgtcaaaagtcttaTTCTAATAAGAGGCATCGTGAGttagagttcatggttggtgataaggtatttttgaaagtttcaccaatgaaaggagttatgaggtttggtaagaaagggaaacttagccctagatttatcggaccttatgaaattctagaaaagaaaggaaacgTGGCTTATAAGCTAGCGCTACCCATTGAGTTGTCCTCTATCCAtcctgtctttcatgtgtctatgcttagaaagtacactcatgatgagtcgcatataatacctgctgataccatagaaattaaagaaggctcgacttatgaagaggtacctatagaaattctcgataggcaagtaaggaagttgagaacaaaagatttagcatcagtaaaagttttgtggagtaatcatgattcaaaagagGCTACATGGGAGGTCGAGAAAGATATGAGAAAGAAAtatccatatttatttgaggaaaaAGGTATGTGAACCTAAGTTCGGTTTTACATTTATATTCCATTTATTAAATACAAATTAGCAAGTGTTTATATCCTTCCTAGATTATATTTAGTTGTCTTAGTGATTTAGTTTATGTCAGAGtatatttaattcattaaagTGATTTACTTTTGCTAAAGTGTTGTGCTTTAGATAATTGTTAGTTATTGTGGTACCTCCTTGCCAGAGCATGAGTACTTAATTTATGGGTTGTgtatggtgcctatgaatggCTTGTTATGGTATATTTAGTTGTTGTTGGTGTAGTTGGGATATTTGTGACAGGGATATTTTTTGGATAGTCCaatttacaagggaaactctgccgaaatttttgaaagtTTAGGGAGTGAGCTAAAATTTTGAGTCCCTTAGAAGAATGAGTAGTGGTAAGAAAACTTAAGAGGTTCAAAGACCTAAAGGATGGTTGTTATCTTAAGAATAAGGCCATagaaacattcgaggacgaatgtttttaaggAGGGAAGATTGTAACATTTCTCAAATTTTTAAAAGTTTCGAGACACGCTAAGTATAGAAATAAATTATtaccatttttattatttttaccttgcctatatatatatatatatatatatatatatatataactggatatacaattatgaaaatattaataattttagtattattaattattaaaaatgggtatcattaattattagttaagttaacacacacaaaaaaaaagaaggtgcACGTGACCTAGCCCAAAAGGGTTGTGAAATATAAGACTTAAACAAAGTCTTATAGCAAAAGAGAAACAGAACACTTtttctaaaaaacaaaaaaaacagaaCGCTGCTTTTTAACGCAGCAAACGCAGCAGAGAAATAGAAAATTCTAGGGTTCATTACAAACCAATAGTCCTTGAACTCAGGTATATAAAATTCCTTATTGTCAATTACCCTACAGTAGTATTAGCTAAGAATTGagtagttaattcccttcttcctctatatcatcaataaatttcatATTTAGGTGTAGTACTTTAAAACTGATTAAAATACACCggttgttgtagaatcgattgtttgactGGTATCAATTGGACTGGGACCTATGTATTGGCTGGAGAaattttgaggtgagttgatataaccctttgctaaagtggtttaactcacaaaagcacgcatacaaggtgtttgatgaattgcttaaaagagtttatctttatttaattagagcgagtgagtacccattaatttagaattgttctagcaaaagtttagatgatcTATTATGCTATATGTgcttaaattttcagatttttgtgttattcttatatgctattttcatgttgaagattatgaagaagaaagagtctttagaaatatttttatatgtttatttcattcttatgtcatgctttacatttaaggGCACCAATATGAGCTTGTACATAATGttctataaagaaaagatttagacttgaaaaagtCACAAGGAAGAAGTTTTAGAAATAAAAGATTTTTGGGGAGTATCcgttattctgagaaggggtcatcgtccaggccgagggtcctgaccaaggcgttgacttcctgaaactacctttgccaaagtagggagcacacgagccgagggtctcgttgctgagaatttacttagccatgctaaggtatgatacatgagcgctgagaactatgaagcgagtggcacctcgtggattggacctattcgatcaggttgggatcgaacccgtgccgaccacacggtgactgagacagaattaagtcaggatagttggaactcccaaagtataaagtgaagtattttttttaaagaaagaaaaaagaaaagaatttcttttagaatattcataaattgttattatgcaattattttagaattattcttataagctttatgttttacatgcatttagaacctttgctcgtaatgtatatgttattaaaatTTCTCTtcctgttgttgagactcactgagtacagtggatggtactgacgttctcttttgggaacctacgttggtctgcggtacaacgtaggaaccggatttgcaggcgagcaggctacgagttaggacCTCCTTCCCTTCCAGTGATATTGGTGAGCTctgcttttgttcgtggagtattcttagagtcattttcatttagctatttctttatttatttagagaactggccaggaaatctcatgtcctgagcagtgcatCAGTTTATcggtagaggcttcatagacatagtcattTGTGTTGAGATTCATAtgttattttataataacttagcaataattcagtagttactatgaataaagttttggagttgatttatttaaatatttgaattaatcaagagtatttggttagagtattgcTTTGTTGCATATAAAGTGTGGAGCTATAATATATTGAATAAGCAGAGATAGTTCGCTCGATCAGGTTTAGTGATCGAGTATCGGTCTCGGCTTGTttagaaaatgggtcgtgacattagcattatttaatttactaatattaatgctataaaacttattggaacattcaaaagttctaagtccaaccttgaaataataccttaaaagataaaattatgaaattattTAAGAAATATTTGTAAATtaaatcacaataagtatatttatatattaaatatatctaaaaattttatatatgtaatgtcgggttggtttgaattcggtttgactttctttagttaaaaccaaatcaaaccaaaccataatcGGGTTTTTTTACTCGGTTCGACTCGGATTATCaggttggtgcggtttgtcggtttcctttgtacaccccttaCTCTTTAGTTCTTTTCTGGTACGTAACTACAAATCGAAGTGCTCAATTCATTAATATAATTTCTTCATCTTTTAATGTTACCATTAAtgaaaattgattttttttcctaATACTATAGTGAGTCATTTTCTCCGAATTAATATATGTAATTACAAGCTAATACACATTGTTTTGATTTGGTTGATAAGGACCAAAATGCTACTACAGAGGAAGATGAGTTTAACATACTCGTGCATGATAAGACGGGGAGTGTGTCACAAGGAAACATTCTTGCACCAAGGTGTACATTTAACTTATTTCATTTGCAATATCAAATCAtgtattatagttaattatacaCTTATTGTATGTTCGTTATTAATAAAATATCCTTCACTAATTTACTATACTTTAAAATTTATAatcaaataaatttaaaaataaatttctatAAGCTCATACTCTTTTAgcttcaaaaatagccagcgttatattcagttttcggactggtcattcaaaaatagccaacgtttacgaagtcaatgaaaaataaccactattttgctgcaacagagactggtccagcataatatactggagttcagtgcacttgtgtatgaactccagcatattatgctggaccggtatactttgttgactccagtataatatactggagactggagcaccggtgctccaaactcaagtatattatactgaacaattatacttgctggaactccaatatattatgctggagttctagtgtatttatgctggaactccatcatattatgctggagttccagcatacttatcttggagctccagtataatatgctggagttcaagcatatcTATGCGGGaacttcagtataatatactggcgtatttttcgggttttagatagtgttttcgttcagatttatctttacatgaaaaatggctaaattttgattacttttgaaactgagctatttttgaacgaccagttgtaaatctggctatttttgaatttctgctGAAGAAAGTCCAGTAGCTAATAGTTCAAGCGTATAACTGTCAAAATTATATATAAGTTTTATCTATTCTTGAGTTGTTATGTAAATAAACTTCTTAGAAATAATATTTTGAATgatcctctccttttaatataaaaTGGATGTAGGCTAATCATGCACGTGGTAGAATACTATCCGCTGGATCATCTTCTCGTTCTGGAGTATGTTTCATctctaattatttttaattttatatttctCTTACCTGCATATATTtattttgcagaagatttgaatgTATAATAGTTTAAAACATGTAGGAGTAtgtttttaatttcttttatggGATGAATGCAGAAAGAGGTTGTTGAGGGAGAAAACCCTGCGAAGCAGAATAGCCAGCCGAGAAGAGACTCTCCCTGGGTTCGCAGGTAACATCTTttagataaaaaaataaataaattaaaagtaactatTTGATTTTCTATAATCAAAAGTATATTTCACAAATTGCAAAAGCAATCATCAATTTAAATACTTAGCacatgaaaataaaagaattcAATTGTGAAACAATTATAATTTTTTACTTGAAACATAGGCCTATTAGCAACATGCTATATAATCCAAGCTATGCCGCAATAGGTGAACCTGTGGATCCTTACTTGCGTCTGCTGAAGCAGAATCCAAATTTCTGTAAGTTATTTTCTCCTTTGGTATTTCTATTTGATTCTTGAAATATAAAGCCAAAAAATAGTCTATTCTATAATTCAAAATTTATAAAAGTTTATCTGCACCTTTTCTATTACAGGTGATTGATTATGCAGCTGGCAAGGATCTGAGTAGCAAGGAGCCTTTGTGGAACCTTCTCCttcttctgtttttctttttacaTATTTCATTTCTGTTTAGCAAAAAAATCATCGAACATCTTCGgtaattgtgacgacccgacccgtcgtctcataggttaccgctccgtttttcccattctcaacttctttatgctttattatccgtatcttatgtgatggagttggtttggagtggttttgataagaaatgagacacttagtctcttttaagaaggcttaagttggaaaagtcaaccggacgctgacttatgagttagagggctcggatgtgaattctgacggttcggttagctccgggaggtgatttgtgacataagagtgtgatcggaagtggttttggaggtccggtatagaataaggcttgaattggcgaagtcagtattttggcgaattccggttgatagaagagattttgatccgagggtcggaatggaatttcgagagttgttgtagcttcgttatgtcatttctgatgtgtgtgcaaaatttcaggttattcggacatcatttggtcgggtttttgatcgaaagtgtatttcggaagtttttggaaacttaggcttgaattcgatgagttttgggtaatttgatgttgtttgaggtattttgatgattggaacaggtttgaatgatgttatgagttatgttggcatgtttggtcggggtcccatgatgctcggatatgttttggaagtgtttttggaagattttggcgtttcgattatgagcatgtaatgatccaaaggtccatttttagttctagatattaaaatttgattttgagacttccggaattttgataatgaattataggagtgatctggaaagtttggtgtaattttatcaagtcgcgattgagttttgacgcgaaacatgagttaattgtttaacgaacgaaatgggtattgaactgagcaaatgagctccgaattgagtttcgactgaaggtctatgttcgtattattatttgtgactcataggaataagaatcatcgaattccaaggtcccaggcccaagaaataaatttttgagtaaaattgctttttgaaaatatttaaggaaaatggaaatgaaatttgattagaaagttaCGGTATCgagcctgtattttggtttcggcgtcCGGTACAtatcttatatatggtttaagcactttctgtaaagtttggttgaaaaaggacgtcgtttgacgtgtttcggactcaaaatggaaaatttgatgttttatgaaatttgaaagaattcttggatattaaagcttaattcatgatatatgacgttattttggcgatttgatcgcacggttaagttcgtaggatgttgttgagttagtgtatgtgtttggttaggagccccgagggctcgggagtgtttcggaggtgtctcggagtgatttcggacttaggaaaattgcagaaatagtaccccgtgaacagtaccatgtacaataccccatgaacagtaccgtatacagtaccccgtgaacagtaccgtgtacattAACACGCGTGAACAGTAGCCGAAAATTCTAGACAGTGTAGAGAAAGAGCAGTccaattttatttcaattttttggACTTTCAAGCTCGGATTctgggcaattttgagcgagaagttatgggaattcttggggtaagtgttcttgattctcttgtgattatattccatgaataaatctttatttttggctttagattattgatatttgaagagaaatggatgattttctaaaattccctaaagatgaatttttaagatttaaaagccaatccgatgtcggattttggtaaaatttatatggttagactcgtggcgagacaaggaatccggtgatgttaattttctgatttttcgagatgtgggctcggggctcgggttttgtcaaattcatgaattttgatatttttcgattgctttcgattgggtattgtctctttagcataatgcgacatattcgttgtgattttgggcagattcgtcgcacgaggagggtaattttagaggcaagggcatagcgagctagactttgaccgtcttgaggtgagtaattgatgtaaatgatgtcctgagggtttgaaaccccggaatttcacatcgtaacgctatattgaggtgacttgcacaccggataacgggcgtggggtagagcaccgttggagattgtgacttggtccgtcccgagagatgtttttaccgtattttctacttgaactaaattaagaatcatccttacttggatttaattgttacatttggtcttcttgccaattatttgaatcattcagggattgatatcactgctttcgcatattttgcatatcatttgacctcagtctaaggttttaaatactgttttgcaaactcagccatctttctaagatttgaaaacttaaattatatttctaaatgatatttcgggctgagaactactgttttacaaatgcccaaggagcttatgatgatttctggactgagcatggatcgggttgcgcgccgcaacaatgttatattgatattgaggccgagagcctggttgattacattgatattgaggccgagagcctggttgattacattaatattgaggccgagagcctgggtgattatactgagattgatatgaggccgaaggcctggatttgatgccacgagatggcttgatattgcgcttgggctgtaggagctcctccggagtctgcacatacccctagtgagcgccgtcgacgataaataaatggatggctcgggctgcacgc comes from the Nicotiana sylvestris chromosome 4, ASM39365v2, whole genome shotgun sequence genome and includes:
- the LOC138890115 gene encoding uncharacterized protein; amino-acid sequence: MSFGLTNAPAAFMDLVNRVFKPFLDTFIIVFIDDILVYSKSKEEHAEHLRIALQTLKGNELYAKFSKCEFWLQSVAFLDHVVSSEGIKVDPQKTKAVKNWPRPTTPTEIRSFLGLDGYYRMFVEGFSSLAAPLTKLTQKAVKFQWSDAYEQSFQELKKRKLKNHEKNYPTHDLELAAVVFALKIWRHYLYSEHSEVFIDHKSLQYIFKQKELNLRQRRWLELLKDYDINILYHPGKANVVADALSRKSMGVLAHLAVQRGPQFTAKFWQAFQKRLGTKVNLSTTFHPQTDGQAERTIQTLEDMMCACVIDFGGNWDDHLPLIEFAYNNSYQASIGMAPYEALYGRRCRSPVGWFEPAEVPLIGPEFVCEALEKVQLNRERLKAAQSRQKSYSNKRHRELEFMVGDKANHARGRILSAGSSSRSGKEVVEGENPAKQNSQPRRDSPWVRRPISNMLYNPSYAAIGEPVDPYLRLLKQNPNFCKLFSPLVIDYAAGKDLSSKEPLWNLLLLLFFFLHISFLFSKKIIEHLR